Proteins found in one Leguminivora glycinivorella isolate SPB_JAAS2020 chromosome 22, LegGlyc_1.1, whole genome shotgun sequence genomic segment:
- the LOC125237722 gene encoding snake venom 5'-nucleotidase isoform X3, with amino-acid sequence MKTSFKLLKQSISSLVTSPVHTASLEVRQVGRRAVSQLSGRGMDDVLIIHYNDVYNIEQTTKTEPVGGALRFSTAVKAMQHLNPLVLFSGDAFSPSMLSTYTKGEQMVPVLNEIGTHCAVFGNHDFDFGLEVLSGLVAQCNFPWLMSNVIDNETGRPLGDGRITHALLCNGHKIGLIGLVEQEWLETLATINPEEVTFIDFLQAGAKLSEQLKQEGCEYVIALTHMRTPNDIKLAEGNTEIDLILGGHDHVYEVIEVNNKYIVKSGTDFRQFSKINISFGPDSTRVDIADVHVTSSYAEDPVLKAKTDKYSAMIEGKMDEVLGKFCVPLEGRFSCIRRQECNLGNWVCDVLLAATGADLVLLNSGTFRSDQVHAAGDFTLRDLGSIIPMRDPLVVVEATGATILQALENSVSQYPSLEGRFPQVAGISFAFDPTKPPGSRVAEQVVKIGDEYLQREQRYRLAVKDYLYRGNDGFNMLPGCRLLVSEDLCPEIGLAVQNHFAAINVRSGRARASKHRQSLVTLSRRHSLVKMLDVTELDGPPPLRRASSAAEPPPPPHPHHRLTRRASLDDLEQQSCELAPKVENRIILIDKPETLQALIAERARWEADTVIAEVDDENSP; translated from the exons GCGTCGCTAGAAGTCCGTCAGGTTGGGAGGCGAGCGGTGAGCCAGCTCTCTGGTCGAGGCATGGATGATGTGCTCATCATACACTACAACGATGTCTACAACATTGAACAGACCACCA aaaCGGAGCCGGTGGGCGGAGCGCTGCGGTTCAGCACGGCTGTCAAAGCCATGCAGCATCTGAACCCACTTGTTCTGTTTAGTGGTGACGCCTTCTCGCCTAGCATGC TAAGTACATACACAAAGGGCGAACAGATGGTACCAGTTCTGAATGAAATCGGAACTCATTGCGCTGTGTTTGGCAACCATGATTTCG ATTTCGGCCTAGAAGTCTTATCAGGACTAGTAGCTCAGTGCAACTTCCCCTGGCTAATGTCCAACGTGATTGACAACGAGACAGGCCGTCCCCTGGGTGACGGGCGGATCACACACGCTTTACTCTGTAACGGACACAAGATAGGTCTTATAGGACTTGTTGAACAG GAGTGGCTGGAGACGCTGGCGACAATAAACCCAGAAGAAGTGACGTTTATAGACTTCCTGCAGGCCGGCGCCAAACTGTCCGAGCAACTCAAACAAGAG GGTTGCGAGTACGTGATAGCCCTCACTCACATGCGGACCCCGAACGATATAAAACTGGCGGAGGGCAACACGGAGATAGACCTCATACTGGGCGGCCACGACCACGTCTATGAAGTTATAGAG GTAAACAACAAATACATAGTGAAGAGCGGCACAGATTTCCGTCAGTTCTCGAAGATCAACATAAGCTTCGGGCCCGATTCGACTCGTGTCGATATCGCCGACGTCCATGTCACCAGCTCTTACGCAGAGGACCCCGTGCTTAAGGCTAAGACTGACAAATACTCTG CGATGATAGAAGGAAAGATGGACGAGGTACTGGGCAAGTTCTGCGTGCCTTTAGAAGGGCGGTTCTCGTGCATCCGGCGGCAGGAGTGCAACCTCGGCAACTGGGTCTGCGACGTGCTCCTCGCCGCCACCGGCGCCGACCTCGTGCTGCTCAACTCCGGCACCTTCAGATCTGACCAG GTGCATGCTGCCGGGGACTTCACTCTTCGCGACCTAGGCTCCATCATACCCATGAGAGACCCTCTCGTGGTGGTGGAGGCGACAGGGGCCACCATCCTGCAGGCTTTGGAGAACTCCGTCAGCCAGTACCCGAGCCTGGAGGGGCGGTTCCCACAA GTGGCAGGTATATCGTTCGCCTTCGACCCAACTAAGCCACCTGGCTCCCGCGTCGCCGAGCAAGTGGTGAAGATCGGAGATGAATACTTACAGAGAGAACAGCGGTACAGATTAGCTGTTAAAGACTACCTGTACAGGGGAAATGACGGGTTCAATATGCTGCCTGGATGTAGATTACTG GTGTCCGAAGACTTGTGTCCGGAGATCGGGCTGGCGGTGCAGAACCACTTCGCAGCTATCAACGTGCGCTCCGGGCGAGCGAGGGCTTCCAAGCATCGCCAGTCGCTGGTCACTCTCAGTCGCAG ACACAGCCTGGTGAAGATGCTGGACGTGACGGAGCTGGACGGGCCGCCGCCGCTGCGCCGCGCCTCCTCCGCCGCggagccgccgccgccgccgcacccGCACCACCG GTTGACCCGACGCGCGTCGCTCGACGACCTCGAGCAGCAGTCTTGCGAGCTGGCGCCCAAAGTTGAGAACCGGATCATACTCATCGACAAACCTGAG ACTCTGCAGGCGTTGATCGCGGAGCGCGCTCGCTGGGAAGCCGACACGGTTATCGCGGAAGTCGACGATGAGAACTCGCCCTAA
- the LOC125237722 gene encoding snake venom 5'-nucleotidase isoform X2, with the protein MMAVRGMASFAAQAALRSRWSSLIESTSVDVPGEVTDGVRSVVGWLKQASLEVRQVGRRAVSQLSGRGMDDVLIIHYNDVYNIEQTTKTEPVGGALRFSTAVKAMQHLNPLVLFSGDAFSPSMLSTYTKGEQMVPVLNEIGTHCAVFGNHDFDFGLEVLSGLVAQCNFPWLMSNVIDNETGRPLGDGRITHALLCNGHKIGLIGLVEQEWLETLATINPEEVTFIDFLQAGAKLSEQLKQEGCEYVIALTHMRTPNDIKLAEGNTEIDLILGGHDHVYEVIEVNNKYIVKSGTDFRQFSKINISFGPDSTRVDIADVHVTSSYAEDPVLKAKTDKYSAMIEGKMDEVLGKFCVPLEGRFSCIRRQECNLGNWVCDVLLAATGADLVLLNSGTFRSDQVHAAGDFTLRDLGSIIPMRDPLVVVEATGATILQALENSVSQYPSLEGRFPQVAGISFAFDPTKPPGSRVAEQVVKIGDEYLQREQRYRLAVKDYLYRGNDGFNMLPGCRLLVSEDLCPEIGLAVQNHFAAINVRSGRARASKHRQSLVTLSRRHSLVKMLDVTELDGPPPLRRASSAAEPPPPPHPHHRLTRRASLDDLEQQSCELAPKVENRIILIDKPETLQALIAERARWEADTVIAEVDDENSP; encoded by the exons GCGTCGCTAGAAGTCCGTCAGGTTGGGAGGCGAGCGGTGAGCCAGCTCTCTGGTCGAGGCATGGATGATGTGCTCATCATACACTACAACGATGTCTACAACATTGAACAGACCACCA aaaCGGAGCCGGTGGGCGGAGCGCTGCGGTTCAGCACGGCTGTCAAAGCCATGCAGCATCTGAACCCACTTGTTCTGTTTAGTGGTGACGCCTTCTCGCCTAGCATGC TAAGTACATACACAAAGGGCGAACAGATGGTACCAGTTCTGAATGAAATCGGAACTCATTGCGCTGTGTTTGGCAACCATGATTTCG ATTTCGGCCTAGAAGTCTTATCAGGACTAGTAGCTCAGTGCAACTTCCCCTGGCTAATGTCCAACGTGATTGACAACGAGACAGGCCGTCCCCTGGGTGACGGGCGGATCACACACGCTTTACTCTGTAACGGACACAAGATAGGTCTTATAGGACTTGTTGAACAG GAGTGGCTGGAGACGCTGGCGACAATAAACCCAGAAGAAGTGACGTTTATAGACTTCCTGCAGGCCGGCGCCAAACTGTCCGAGCAACTCAAACAAGAG GGTTGCGAGTACGTGATAGCCCTCACTCACATGCGGACCCCGAACGATATAAAACTGGCGGAGGGCAACACGGAGATAGACCTCATACTGGGCGGCCACGACCACGTCTATGAAGTTATAGAG GTAAACAACAAATACATAGTGAAGAGCGGCACAGATTTCCGTCAGTTCTCGAAGATCAACATAAGCTTCGGGCCCGATTCGACTCGTGTCGATATCGCCGACGTCCATGTCACCAGCTCTTACGCAGAGGACCCCGTGCTTAAGGCTAAGACTGACAAATACTCTG CGATGATAGAAGGCAAGATGGACGAGGTGCTGGGCAAGTTCTGCGTGCCGCTGGAGGGCAGGTTCTCGTGCATCCGGCGGCAGGAGTGCAACCTCGGCAACTGGGTCTGCGACGTGCTGCTCGCCGCCACCGGCGCCGACCTCGTGCTGCTCAACTCCGGCACCTTTAGATCTGACCAG GTGCATGCTGCCGGGGACTTCACTCTTCGCGACCTAGGCTCCATCATACCCATGAGAGACCCTCTCGTGGTGGTGGAGGCGACAGGGGCCACCATCCTGCAGGCTTTGGAGAACTCCGTCAGCCAGTACCCGAGCCTGGAGGGGCGGTTCCCACAA GTGGCAGGTATATCGTTCGCCTTCGACCCAACTAAGCCACCTGGCTCCCGCGTCGCCGAGCAAGTGGTGAAGATCGGAGATGAATACTTACAGAGAGAACAGCGGTACAGATTAGCTGTTAAAGACTACCTGTACAGGGGAAATGACGGGTTCAATATGCTGCCTGGATGTAGATTACTG GTGTCCGAAGACTTGTGTCCGGAGATCGGGCTGGCGGTGCAGAACCACTTCGCAGCTATCAACGTGCGCTCCGGGCGAGCGAGGGCTTCCAAGCATCGCCAGTCGCTGGTCACTCTCAGTCGCAG ACACAGCCTGGTGAAGATGCTGGACGTGACGGAGCTGGACGGGCCGCCGCCGCTGCGCCGCGCCTCCTCCGCCGCggagccgccgccgccgccgcacccGCACCACCG GTTGACCCGACGCGCGTCGCTCGACGACCTCGAGCAGCAGTCTTGCGAGCTGGCGCCCAAAGTTGAGAACCGGATCATACTCATCGACAAACCTGAG ACTCTGCAGGCGTTGATCGCGGAGCGCGCTCGCTGGGAAGCCGACACGGTTATCGCGGAAGTCGACGATGAGAACTCGCCCTAA
- the LOC125237722 gene encoding snake venom 5'-nucleotidase isoform X1 produces the protein MMAVRGMASFAAQAALRSRWSSLIESTSVDVPGEVTDGVRSVVGWLKQASLEVRQVGRRAVSQLSGRGMDDVLIIHYNDVYNIEQTTKTEPVGGALRFSTAVKAMQHLNPLVLFSGDAFSPSMLSTYTKGEQMVPVLNEIGTHCAVFGNHDFDFGLEVLSGLVAQCNFPWLMSNVIDNETGRPLGDGRITHALLCNGHKIGLIGLVEQEWLETLATINPEEVTFIDFLQAGAKLSEQLKQEGCEYVIALTHMRTPNDIKLAEGNTEIDLILGGHDHVYEVIEVNNKYIVKSGTDFRQFSKINISFGPDSTRVDIADVHVTSSYAEDPVLKAKTDKYSAMIEGKMDEVLGKFCVPLEGRFSCIRRQECNLGNWVCDVLLAATGADLVLLNSGTFRSDQVHAAGDFTLRDLGSIIPMRDPLVVVEATGATILQALENSVSQYPSLEGRFPQVAGISFAFDPTKPPGSRVAEQVVKIGDEYLQREQRYRLAVKDYLYRGNDGFNMLPGCRLLVSEDLCPEIGLAVQNHFAAINVRSGRARASKHRQSLVTLSRRHSLVKMLDVTELDGPPPLRRASSAAEPPPPPHPHHRLTRRASLDDLEQQSCELAPKVENRIILIDKPETLQALIAERARWEADTVIAEVDDENSP, from the exons GCGTCGCTAGAAGTCCGTCAGGTTGGGAGGCGAGCGGTGAGCCAGCTCTCTGGTCGAGGCATGGATGATGTGCTCATCATACACTACAACGATGTCTACAACATTGAACAGACCACCA aaaCGGAGCCGGTGGGCGGAGCGCTGCGGTTCAGCACGGCTGTCAAAGCCATGCAGCATCTGAACCCACTTGTTCTGTTTAGTGGTGACGCCTTCTCGCCTAGCATGC TAAGTACATACACAAAGGGCGAACAGATGGTACCAGTTCTGAATGAAATCGGAACTCATTGCGCTGTGTTTGGCAACCATGATTTCG ATTTCGGCCTAGAAGTCTTATCAGGACTAGTAGCTCAGTGCAACTTCCCCTGGCTAATGTCCAACGTGATTGACAACGAGACAGGCCGTCCCCTGGGTGACGGGCGGATCACACACGCTTTACTCTGTAACGGACACAAGATAGGTCTTATAGGACTTGTTGAACAG GAGTGGCTGGAGACGCTGGCGACAATAAACCCAGAAGAAGTGACGTTTATAGACTTCCTGCAGGCCGGCGCCAAACTGTCCGAGCAACTCAAACAAGAG GGTTGCGAGTACGTGATAGCCCTCACTCACATGCGGACCCCGAACGATATAAAACTGGCGGAGGGCAACACGGAGATAGACCTCATACTGGGCGGCCACGACCACGTCTATGAAGTTATAGAG GTAAACAACAAATACATAGTGAAGAGCGGCACAGATTTCCGTCAGTTCTCGAAGATCAACATAAGCTTCGGGCCCGATTCGACTCGTGTCGATATCGCCGACGTCCATGTCACCAGCTCTTACGCAGAGGACCCCGTGCTTAAGGCTAAGACTGACAAATACTCTG CGATGATAGAAGGAAAGATGGACGAGGTACTGGGCAAGTTCTGCGTGCCTTTAGAAGGGCGGTTCTCGTGCATCCGGCGGCAGGAGTGCAACCTCGGCAACTGGGTCTGCGACGTGCTCCTCGCCGCCACCGGCGCCGACCTCGTGCTGCTCAACTCCGGCACCTTCAGATCTGACCAG GTGCATGCTGCCGGGGACTTCACTCTTCGCGACCTAGGCTCCATCATACCCATGAGAGACCCTCTCGTGGTGGTGGAGGCGACAGGGGCCACCATCCTGCAGGCTTTGGAGAACTCCGTCAGCCAGTACCCGAGCCTGGAGGGGCGGTTCCCACAA GTGGCAGGTATATCGTTCGCCTTCGACCCAACTAAGCCACCTGGCTCCCGCGTCGCCGAGCAAGTGGTGAAGATCGGAGATGAATACTTACAGAGAGAACAGCGGTACAGATTAGCTGTTAAAGACTACCTGTACAGGGGAAATGACGGGTTCAATATGCTGCCTGGATGTAGATTACTG GTGTCCGAAGACTTGTGTCCGGAGATCGGGCTGGCGGTGCAGAACCACTTCGCAGCTATCAACGTGCGCTCCGGGCGAGCGAGGGCTTCCAAGCATCGCCAGTCGCTGGTCACTCTCAGTCGCAG ACACAGCCTGGTGAAGATGCTGGACGTGACGGAGCTGGACGGGCCGCCGCCGCTGCGCCGCGCCTCCTCCGCCGCggagccgccgccgccgccgcacccGCACCACCG GTTGACCCGACGCGCGTCGCTCGACGACCTCGAGCAGCAGTCTTGCGAGCTGGCGCCCAAAGTTGAGAACCGGATCATACTCATCGACAAACCTGAG ACTCTGCAGGCGTTGATCGCGGAGCGCGCTCGCTGGGAAGCCGACACGGTTATCGCGGAAGTCGACGATGAGAACTCGCCCTAA